In Colias croceus chromosome 21, ilColCroc2.1, the DNA window aataaatacCAAGCTCACAACCTAATACCCGTTAACAGAATATTTTCTcagagaaaatataaaatatacgcaAATAAATTCGCATCTTAGTTACGTTTACTGCGTGTCAAGGACAAGATAATAATGTAGTGAATGGAATGGAGATAGgtgtttgtttattgtaaGTGTCTAGAGAAATTCGATTAAATAGTTGTTCTTTTCACATTGAATAAATAGGATTCTGGGATATTTTACTGTATTTCAATTCAGTTTACTGggcttattataaataaatttatttggaaggttactttatattaatattgtatttaataagcAAAGCttcatattgtaaataaagcaaattattatctaaaatagCATAGCATGCTGTTTTCTTAGTtaaagattataattattcgaCATATAGTGCTGAATAAAAGTTTCACCACCGCTTCAAAATGagcttaaataaattaaaaataaccatttcagatatttaatactaaatgtatcatcatattttttttaaatatttagcaTATGGCAAAACAAGCCTCATGTAATCTTCCATTCTTTATTACCAAACAAAACTTATTTGATTATACTTTCAAAGCAACAATAACcaagaaataaagaaaaccCCGTTTAACTGCCACATTTGCATCTTCACAAgaccataaaattatattatcatcaacTTTCATAAATTTGCAAACAAACCGCGCGTATAAACCGTGCCAAAAAAGGATCAATTGCAACTAAATAAATTGACATGCCATCATTCGCGTCACGAGTCACATCCGGACACACGGCGACTTCAAACAGAATCTAATCGGTAATCGAATCCGGAACCCTTTTAAGCACTACATTACCAAATGTTGTGTCATCCGATCGAATTCGGGGTACATCAGACCCCGAGCTTTAAATTGGACGTTTCCTTGAAATGGGTCTTCCAACTGTCATAGCGATTTGGGGTTGACTTGTTTAACGTATTATGCAACTTATTATTAAGGAGGTAAGATGCATTTTTGTGTGTGGTTGGTCTTGACCGAAATTTTCTTgtacaaaatgttttttatacagcttctataaaattaaacagtaAGTTAATGGTGTAAGCGCGTAGTCGAGTGGAAACGATAGGGTTTATCGGTGAAGGCAGCTGTGATCAACATTTTCACGCGCGTGTGCGAATTcaattagttttaatattatttttctgttttattgCGATGAGCCTGTCTTTTTTGTCCATGGCATTAACACAatcattaaaagaaaataaataaatcataaaaaacaAAGTAACTTGGCGACGTCATTATGAAAGAACTAGATCGAGGTATATCCTATTTAAACGGTTACAACAGTAACAAATAGTTATAACATAGAGATAgagcaaaattattttaatctattaatttcttgtttatttaaaaaaaaataacaagatGCTCTTCATCGTCGTatgatttgaatattaaaaattattgaatctattaaaattcaagCTTTCGATTATTTTACGATTAAAAATCACATTTTCGCACCAAAGGTTGACAACGCCGTGGCACTAACATAAAAAGCTATGCAAAGTGGTGATATGGCAGCACTCTCAGCGTTATGTACCTTCCAATATAACACGGATATTGCTCTTCGTAACAAGATGTTACGTTTCTTTTAAACatcgttaaatttaatttattgcaaaCCACAAAACACGAGATATAACAAATGGGTTTATTAGATATAGTCTGTGTGAAAAGAGAATAGGCGTGGCGTAAAATGGAACTAACGATATGATTtttatacccggcgcggcctaagatgatccctatgacactgacagttattctcaagagacaaacttgtaatggcgtcaccattaaattagaaacttaatggaggcgtctaaaaatggcatttattaatttttacgtagctttatcctattacaatgatattccgttggaattataacaatccttatcatttacgagaaattatatcaatctgactttacgtttacgtccttcaaaacttacatcgttggcatttatcgactagtgcggaaagtatcgataaacaaatttcgataatggaaacgagttcacattttttccatgcttaagctatagttcattcactattgaatggaacagaaGCTCGCagcatacttaattaataattaccgttcgcgttaatttacttacctatgataatataagttttttagaaaaattaaatgggggattccattttcatgataaaataatatacactgtgttaaacgggttaaaaattacgagaaaatgataaggtgtatttttatgttttggaaaactttcgttttacttaccgtttcgtttacataatagacgttaaaaattcattttataatatttgtaaaaacatgtttaccgaggtggctgaatgcaaaccacgcctttgcctataaaatagtaaagtatcgacacgatccatcatacgagcaatcactaagacgaactgtcatagggatcatcttaggccgcgccgggtatacaTGGCAGCCCAATCCAGCCGTCTGTCAAACGTCAAACTTGATTTCGTGTCGATACAGCTTTGTTTGTTGTAACGTTTTCCAGTgaattttgattattaatcATGTCGAAAAGAGGTAAAACCATACACAGTTCAACAAGggaattaatatataatattattcgctTTTGCCAAAGCGAAAAAGCGGCAAAACATACCATTATTGACCTAAACGCAGTCACGAAACGTGTGGCAGCTATGACCGGTATGtaacagtttttctttatgTTTTCTAGTCTCCTAGGTAACCATCGATCCCTGAGATCTcgaaatgtatataaattaaaagtaattcattaaatatgtGATGAtctaaatgaataaatgtttgttttgtttcaatCAATGTTTTTGGTAGCAGGTATAAAGAGTTTTGAtacttttcatttataaagtGTTTAGACttatttaagattattttttccaGGCTTAAATAGAGGTacaatatctaaaataaaaaaagaaggTTCTACAAATAACGGCGTGTGGTGCACACCAGGGAAAAAACGTAAAGGAAGACCAAAACTCATTCTTGATGATTTTGATAAGTGCGTCATCCGTAACAAAATTCGTGAATTTTATGCTGTGAGGAAGGAGGTACCGACTTTGAGGAAGCTACATCGTGTGTTAAAGGAAGACATAAACTATTGCGGTGGAATCAGTAGTCTCAGTGGTATTTTAAAAGAGCTGggttacaaatataaaaaatgtgagtCAAAACGAAAAGTTCTCATTGAAAGACATGATATTGTGGTCTGGCGAGCTAAATATTTGCGAACAATGAAGCGCTTGAGGGAAACTGGAAAACCAGTTGTATATATAGATGAAACATATATACATACTGCACATGAAGTCAATAAATGTTGGCAGGGTCCCGGTGAACCTGGAGTTTCAAAAGCAATTTCTCTTGGTGaaagatatattatagttCATGCAGGTAGCAGGGAAGGATTTGTTGAAAATTGTTTACTTTCATATACAACTAAAAGTATTTCAGCTGATTACCATCACGACATGAATCGAGAGAATTTTACCAAGTGGGCAAAAGAAAAGCTTTTGCCAAACCTGTCTCAACCGTCTGTCATTGTGCTAGATAATGCATCCTATCATAGTACACGCATAAATAAGCCTCCAAATAGCAGCGACAAGAAAGACACTTTGAAAAAATGGTTGGAAGACAATGGAATAGAATATCCAGATAACGCACTGAAACCTGAACTTCTAAGTTTAGTAAAAAGGAACAAAAAAGAACCAGTATTTGAAATCAATCAAATATTTGAGGAACATGGTCATACTGTTTTGAGGTTACCCCCATACCACTGTGACCTTAACGCCATTGAAATGATATGGAGCCTTGTGAAAAGACAAGTAGCATCAAAGAATGTGAACATATCAGCAAAAGACCTATTACCAATTATAAATGAATgcttcaaaaatattactgCAGAACATTGGCGAAAAGAGTGTGATCATGTGATACATGTAGAACAAAAATATTGGGAACAAGACCATTTAATTGAAGATATGCAAGAGATCATCATAAATGTTACAGACTCGAGCACATCAAGTTCTGAAGAAGATAATTCTGTGGATCTATCCATTAGTTCCAAAGATAGTTCAGTCATGTCCGGCATTGAATATTTAGAATCAGACTTTAGTTATGGTTCTGATCAGGGAgccaatgaataaatataaatatagatttaaaaaaattttttagttttattccTTATACCTACTGAAATCTTGAAAAAAGACCCTTTACTTATTTCCCTTaatacataacatattataatcttaatacatacaatacatcaaaacaattattacgACAGtcgttgaaaatattatattctttacaaaaccttaaaatatcaaaatattacaatcACACTATAATGACATAACAGTGTTGTCAACATCATTAACACGGATATTAATCACAGAGGCGCCCTCAAATCTTAGGACGGTTCTCTTTTCACACAGACTCTAAATAAACATAGCTTATTACTTTACAATAAATTGGcttttaataacatttcatacagtatattcttttattaatCAAACTGTATATTTCAAACTACTTTTAAAGGTTAAATTCGactaaattataacatttccAACTATCAATTATGCACAAAGTATAAACACCAGGACTGGGTCAAAGCAAAACATTTACACGCAATATTTGTTAGAATGCAACCACTCCTTCACTAGTAATTAAACTCATATTACATAAACTTTTTACGCCTCCTGAGATGCCAGTGGTAACCTCGATATAATACTAGAAAATCCCGAGTTAGTCATACAAGCCCaagaaaaaaaagtcgatcacttactttaatataaaaaaaaactaccaCTCTAACATCTTTATGTGCAAGTACATAAAGAAAATCTACACTTGCAACATTTGTGATATGCACCTGCTTCAAGCCtcactataaattattaccttTACCAGCCCGTAACTGTCTTATAATATGATCGATGACGTCATTGTTCAAACGAGCCTGCGTCAGTTACCACGATACATATCGTAACGttattagtattataaatagCATCCTATAATAGTTGCTATAAATCCAAAGTTCCTTgtgtattacttatttatttaatacttaaatatgaTTGTACAAACAGGAAATCTTTCAactattaaagaaaaaaaaacagagaAAGCACAATTTATTTGTCGACCTTATCACTTATTAGTGATCTCTTCAAGGCAACCACAGTAAAAGGTAACAAGCAATAAGACCACTATCGGCGGCGAGTATAAGTACATTTACGGATGCACTATAAATCCTTTTTACCCATAAACTTATGTCTACAACCTTACCCATAagctaaaaattattttcataaaaacacgTAAAAAATTGACCGAGTTATAAAGCACTAAACTTAGTACAAAAAAATCTTGGCTTAATTAGGTTAGAAAGAACTGCTTGTTATTCTTACttgaaaattttcaatggACTTATTGTGCCCGAAAACTGCAGTGTTCGTTAATTAGGAACGATTTAAGTATTCCTAATTTTAGTAAAAGCTTGAATTCTGGGTTGTTTTGCTGTGAGATATTTTGATGGTTAACAACGTAACAGAAGTTTTTGTTGTTACACTATACATACTGTAATAAACGCATAAGTATGATTGTTTATTACGGCTAAACCACAGCACTGATTTAGATGTGATTACAAATAGAAATAGTTGAAGGGCAAAATTCAAGCATAGAAGTGGTTACGGCAGTCGACAATTCAACTAAAAATCTCTTAAAAGATTAGCCAGAGACAAAACTATAGAGCGGatcttgataaaatttggCGGGAAGATAGGTAGTTTAGAATAGCACGTGGGCTTTGTATTTAATCCTACAATCAGTCACATACTAGTTTATTACGAACAGTAGccatttaaagataaaatcaCTCTCACAAAGACACGCGGcataaacaatacaatttttcTTCCGCCAAACAGAGATTTATCTTAGACTTCGCAGTTCATAGTAACCTAAGATAAAAACacatacagggtgtcccaccgtCTGTGTATTAAACTCAAAGGCCCTAtggttttgcatacactgattaGGGGAGCGGGGGGCTTGTTGTTACAGGGGTAAGAAGTTACACGCATTTTTTACCGGGATTTTTAACTCTTTGGTAGACGTAAGTGGACTCATTTGTTTCGTTATAACATCGTGCGTTGCAAAAAAACAATCAGTGACCCGCCGAGCGGCAAACTGTTAGGTTATGTGCACGTGTCTCGATTTCCATCAAGAAAGTAACAAAATCTTTTACGAAATTTTTGATTCCTGCTGTCTATATTTGTTATtctctaaatttttttcaccTCGAACGTTCATAATgtatcaagttttaatttgtaatagcGTTTTATTCTGCTATTGATATCCATTAATGGcggctttaattttaattaaaaaacataccaTGGGGCAGGTTGTTACAATTTTTCGGGGTAGGTTGTTACATGTAAAGACTTGCCTCAGACCTTGTATTATCGTTCATCTCATTGAGTATCATATTTTAGAAATGACTACGCTGTACttaaaaattagaataaatggaaaaaaattgaAGCTTTCGTTCCGACGGGCGCATTCTTGCTTTTTAAAACAATGGTTCATCtttcaattcttttttaattctaaatactcaatgttttttttagaatGAGAAACTATAAAAGAAAAGCGGAAAGAGGTACAACTAGTCAAGAAGTTTATGAATCTGCTGCGGCAGAAGAACAAGAACAAAACggcataattttttatcatatttttttattagatttttccCTAAAGTTTTAAGTAGCCATCTAATAGAAAAAATGCGTTTTATATGAGTATTTTTTTACGTATTAAGCGTaggtatgcaaaactataagtCCTTTTGTGCTTAATATACCAACAGTAGGAAACcttatatattacaataactatataaaaaacacTTTTTTCACCGATATCTAGTCACGGCCATCTCGATACGAATCACATAGTTCAACACCCACTCAGAAGTCAGATGAAGGCGGCTTTTGAAATTCATTTACTCAATTTTTTGCTACAATGTTGAAACTTGTGTCATCATTTCGTATGTAGTTAACGCCCACCACAGATTTCCGTGATTATTAGGTATACTAACTAACTAAACtgctaaataattaaaaaataaccattttcaaaaatacactgtatatgtataaataaaaaaaacatgttacatttttagtaTGAACTaggtatttgaaaataaatccataataataaaatgttgtgaaAACGTCAGACGAATACACACAATTccatgtatatttttaaaacatatttccaTATTCACACTTATTTACATTCaatcacacaaaaaaaaaacaatcccCCTATAACGTAAGCGCCGATAACAATATCCCATACACTGGCATTTTAACCGTTAAGAAGTTACATAACCTATCATTACAAACAAAACCCATCATAAAAGTTTGAATTCGTTTTCAAAAGCGCCTTCCTTGCAAGTCGTTCCCAAGTTTATACTACGTGACGAGTTTGAAAATGaatcacaataaaaaacattaaaatattgcatcatataaatattataaatattaattaaaaataataaaataaaaattcactatCCTACTATTCCTATCATAtcctacaaatattataaatgcgaaagtttgtgagaatgGATGTATGTGCATgtatgttactctttcacgcaaatactactgaaccgattacaatgaaatttagcatacaTATAAGGGTAACTTGTATTAACATATAGGTTTAatccggaaatctcacgggaacgggagctatgcgggtttttcattaaaaacgcaggcgaagccgcgggcagaaagctagtatttataaaGCACAACATAACAGCATTCCGCaaaatacacaataattaattgaaatgatAAGCTTTAACCTCAACTTTTGTAAACACAAAAACGACGAAAAcaattacctacttaaataaCACTCACGAAAGTTTAATCCAAAACAAGgtcttatattaaataataaataattcccAGAAAAGAGATTTGTTAACCCGGCAACTAGGAAGATCACGCTGAGGCTTATAAAGGTTTATCTCGACGGGTTTGGGAAAAACTTTGCGAATAGCTTTTAACCTGTCAATGCTCGTAGATAATGTAGAACGAATTTCTATGGAGTATTATAGTGAGTTCAAGCTATTGTTAGTGGTTgtcatttttatcataaaatatataatttctatgaaaatactacttatgtttataataagaCTCAAATTCGAAAATAGGTAAGTTAATTCCATTTTTTTTCGagaaatatcatattatacaatacCTATACTTAACCCGAGGATTTTTTGTGGTGACgaaatctttcatattttataaacttgattctattatacatatatattctatatacatataatagtAGATATCTTAGTaagtttcttaaataatatatataaatacttttatgtCTTCACTTACTTCATGTCGgttaatacaaattttaatccATATCAGTAAAAGTAATAGTCGTGGGACGGAATGtaccaaaatatataaaattagcaTCTCACCTCAAggcgttttattttattatttatgcaaaGTTCCGTCGGCTGGCAAATAAACTGATTACCTGAAAAAGGACAGACAAAATCgtattattctaataaatcttataaaatgGTATATACATAGATGATACctagatataatataggtactaggtagtattttatatccataacataaatattgtattttaattggcaacgaaaaatctgttatatttcatttttatacataaaaccCTTGTAATTCcttaattcattttcaaaaaatatttattcgcgAATTTCCCATGAAAAACTATCCATCAGTTTCCTGAATCAAAACAAAAGATCAACATAACTACTGAAAAATACTAATTACAGAATAAACATTCACAATTCACATAcctatacctacatttataagaaaatactGCAGTAATCGTAACAAAAAATTCAactcatctatactaatattataaagctgaagagtttgtttgtttgaacgcgctaatctcgggaactactggtccgatttgaaaaattattttggtgttggataacccatttatcgaggaaggctataggctatatatcatcacgttaagaccaacaggagcggagcaatgcgggtgaaaccgcgggaaacagctaatataaagataaatacaACAAAGTTTACATAGAAATTAAAACTCTATatggtatttaaattaaaaaattatatttaacgcGATAactctttaatttctaaatctaTAACACTTGTAAAATCAAACTtaccaaaaattatttaactcattcaataataatttaaataaccaaTGCATAACACAGCCTTATAGGCTTAGTAATCAAGTTACAATCTAGACATATTTAGTGCCAACATTCAGGAAGTATTAATGCTAACTGCCTAATTATGGATACAATTGTATTGTCCGTTTGTATGGACGGTAATGACGCCGACTTTACATGTATTGAATGTGgacgattattattataaaatagtataattcttatgtaataattattattagaatagtCTTTGAttggcgcgttgagagtaaaatttcaaggtcgcgtcatggcaataccgtcacgtcatggaggaaggcgacgattttggtatctttgaatattgacaaagaattttcacttctgacacataCGCTCTTTTTTAACTCATAGAAGGTGCCTATATATCATTGAATAGTAAACAGTAAGCACGTACCAAATAAATCACTccgtacaaaaataattccaGAGATTAGGCCGtccaaacatacaaacacGCTATACAATACAACCAACCCTTAGTCACGACCAGTCAGTAGGGCGATATTCTCAAGCGATTATATCTATGTAAATCTATGACATTTATCCTGGTAATCCTTAGCTGATCCGTATCCCGGGAGCATGTGTAAACAGGCTAGAATGTTCTAAGATCAGTTTAAATAGTCACGTGGTTCCCGAAGGGCGTTTAGTGGTTGTCTttacgtaaaaatatatttctcaacatctatatctatacatataataaatctgtagaagggtcaattctgtacattgaaaatattgaaaaaataaataccagggggcgttactggatcgataccaaacccaaatatgtgtttaaaaaaaattttgtctgtctgtctgtctgtctgtctgtctgtctgtctgtctgtatgttcaggcatcacgtgaaaactaacggttcgatttcgatgaaacttggtataattataccttattatcctgggcgtaaaataggatactttttatcctggaaaaatacgtagaaaaaaaattaatcttaatttttcagttttatccatagacgttgttctgtagaaccgcgaacacacgttgcgtatttgcctagcctagccgtatttgggtccaatatatatttataagatatcattgtcagagttactcaaaacgaagaaataaaccatccgcgcggacggagtcgcgggcggaagctagtttatacaatataaatatagatgtttattaaataaatatgatatactTAGAACATTCGTATTACTTCGTATTAACGATATTTATCGGAAATCTAAACAACACTGTGTTGAAATCTATTTATATCCATAGTTTTAAACTAAGgttttaaatcataaatgtacgtatcaatgaaatcatattttaaaaatctatccCACCTCATAAAGTTAACTATCACTTCGCTAACTGGAAAAACTacactaataataaattgaaaacatcaaaaactattaattacataaactATAAACACGGTTTTTAACAGTAGAAATAACTAACAacagaaattattataataaaaactacaatCGTATTAAgctaaaataagaataaaactcattaaaaaacacaatggCGACTCCAACCGCAAGGCATATCCTGTAACGTAATACCTACCtgaaatatgataatttcttatttttccgtattataatattattatgattcatTCAAATTTCGCGTTCCTAAGAATCGTAACGATATTATTATCCTGtcctaattattttttcaagttATTTCTGAATTACAAAATAGGCAATGAAGTTATTCTCGGAACCATTATGCTGGCCAATCGATTTAAGATTTCGGGATAAAaggaacattattttaatctatgttatatttaaattatgagttattttaggtataactACCTAATAGATAGAACATtgataataactaataattttaacatatttaatgtCAACTAATACGTTAAACGTTCTCAAAACTCTACAAATATTGTCGTCTTCATATTTTAAccttattatttcatttttaacatACGTTTTTAGTTATCAAGCTAAAGTAAAGTGTACTAGAAAGTATATTTGAAagctttcaatataaaaatagcgACTAAACAGCAAACACCACAACACTTAAGCCTCATTATCATTCACGCGAACAAATTATCCAAAATCCCCAAATTAAATCGAACGCAAAGCGAAATAAGATAAGCCCAAC includes these proteins:
- the LOC123701527 gene encoding uncharacterized protein LOC123701527; translated protein: MTGLNRGTISKIKKEGSTNNGVWCTPGKKRKGRPKLILDDFDKCVIRNKIREFYAVRKEVPTLRKLHRVLKEDINYCGGISSLSGILKELGYKYKKCESKRKVLIERHDIVVWRAKYLRTMKRLRETGKPVVYIDETYIHTAHEVNKCWQGPGEPGVSKAISLGERYIIVHAGSREGFVENCLLSYTTKSISADYHHDMNRENFTKWAKEKLLPNLSQPSVIVLDNASYHSTRINKPPNSSDKKDTLKKWLEDNGIEYPDNALKPELLSLVKRNKKEPVFEINQIFEEHGHTVLRLPPYHCDLNAIEMIWSLVKRQVASKNVNISAKDLLPIINECFKNITAEHWRKECDHVIHVEQKYWEQDHLIEDMQEIIINVTDSSTSSSEEDNSVDLSISSKDSSVMSGIEYLESDFSYGSDQGANE